Genomic window (Juglans microcarpa x Juglans regia isolate MS1-56 chromosome 2S, Jm3101_v1.0, whole genome shotgun sequence):
TCATTGTCATCATTACCATGCAAACCCAACAGGTTCTCGCCCCAGAGAAACCGCCGTTCGGATGTAGATCCTGCTGTTCGTCGATGCCTTGTCCAAGCCCTTGACCGGGCCCTGGGTTCCCCAACACTGTCCATTGAGCCAATCATCTGAAACAAAAACAGGGTAGTCCACCATGGGCCATTAGTGTCCCCTGCGCCACTTTGCCTTTCGCCTGCCAGTCGATCTCCATTTTCAATGATGTAGTCCCCAACCACAACAGCACCAGGCACAGCTGAACGAATAGCACTAACAATATCACCATACTCTCTCTGGTGCTCAAGGTGCCTCCAGGCTTGTTCTCTAGATGGATCAATGTCAGAGGGTCGGGTTGTAGGGTGAACCCTTCTGGCATGTCGTCGCAATTCCTGGTAGTTACCAAAGAATGAGCACGATTCCCTGGAGCAACTTCTCTTCTTGAGGTTCAAATATTTCCTGGCCTCTTCGACAACTTCCCAGCCAAGTATGGTTCCTCGGCACAATGGGCATTTCAAGCTCAATTTTAATTCGGATGAGTTCTCCAAACCTAAATCTTCAATCTCATCCCCTTCCTGAAAGGATTCAGAATCAACTGTTTCTAATATACCTTCTTGTATTTCTACAAATCTACTTGGTTCACGTTCATCTCCTCTTGGTGCTCCAGCAGATATTACAGTGTTTCTTAAATTTACATTGTGGTTTTCACTAGCCTCATTTAAGTCAGTACTCATGTTCATATCAGAGGAATTACTAGGATTGTGTGAGTTTACAGGCAAAGAACTGGGTAAAGTTGGACTGTTCCTAGAGTTGGCCCTTAGTTTTTTATAGCGGTCCAGGCAATTTGAATGCCTATAACTTGTATCACAAATGTAAGATCTACAACCCTTATCATGCGAGCTGCACAGGAGGAGAACAGCATTATGTGGATGGTCCATGCAGATAGGACACAAAACTTCATCCAACTCTTTGTGAAGAGCACATATATCTGAATCACAATGCATTCTTCGTTTTACACCAGCCATCTTGTTTGCACTGTTGTAAACTACTCAAGCACATTTCACTCGTCAGAAAACCAGAACTATCAAGCATACTTCTACATTGAATGAACAGAAATTCTAACAACTTAACACATTGTTGAAGGCAAAACTTGTCAGTGACACATCAATGCAACAGAGAAATTCTAATCTACAATAAGATGAAAGCACATTCGTGTCAAACAGAAAAAAATGATGGTAGATGTTTATGGGCAGCAAACAAAAATGACTAAAAGAAATCATCCGCATGGACGCTTCAGACTTCCAAAAATTAGGCAACAAAATCATACTGTCTTTTATCACATCATGATCAAGGTGgttctttaattaaataagcAGCAAAGTGAAAACATACACTTGTcctcagttttttcttttcttttacttaagcATTCAAAAGTATGATACTAACCATAGACCACAGTCACTGATCACAAAAAAGATGTTATCAACAAACTGACATCTAATCAGCCTTCTCATAGGAAAAATTTGTCAGTATTATTGGAACCACCACGAAGTCATCATATTGGCCTATATACTTGTCCTCTAAATAACAAATGTGATactttctttctcatccaattTCGACAGCATCCTCAAGACTCTCTGCATCCAGTTATATCCATCTTAAAACACCGTAAACCCTTTTCAGCTAATCTTTCATCTACCAAATTCCTTCAGTTCACTTCTTAAATTCACATAAACTATTCATACAACTAAGTTTGAGTCCACCTCACCAaattcagaaaagaaaagaaaatcaccaGCATCTTACTGGAAAACTAGCCTTGATGAGGTGCAACATGCACAAGATCTAAAAGTAGGtgtttctgaaaataaaaacatcaaaaaaaaaaaatgtccaacaTCTTACCAGAAAATGTGCCCCGCACAAGAGCAGAATGAGTAGGCTACTGAAACTAAgcaacttcaaaataatttaatccaCTAATTATGATGGATAAAAAGTGTTTTGACCACAATATCAAACTTCTAAGTGAATGAATAGTCTCTGTGCACACAGTTTTCCAATGCTCAccgagtttttttttctttattttttggcccaagtaatttaattttatgaatagcACAGAGGGGCACAACCCTAGTACACAGAAGGTATACAAAGGGATACATCCAACtagtaagaagaaaaaaataatggaaaactTTGAAATCTAGAAAATTAAGGAGTGGGGAGCTGGTGTGAGTGGCCATTGAAGCATAGAGGGTGCTGAATACTATGGTTTTTAAAGTCTCTTGCCATCCTCTCAGTCTTAAAATATCAGGGCATTACATTCTTGCCAAATGCACTACATTAAGCATGAGGAACCATCCTCCAAACTTCTGAATTCCAACTTCCACTAGGGCTCTGTCAGCTTGCCAACAACTCCACCACTTGCCAAATGCACTACATTAAGCATAGAGGAACCATCCTCCAAACTTCTGAATTCCGACTTCCACAAGGGCTCTGTCTGCTTGCCAACAACTCCACTACTTGTCCAGGCATGACCCACTCAAACCCAAACTTActaattcctttaattttaaACCAAAGCCTACTAATATATGAATTTCTAACCATTGATGCAATGGATCACCCAAACAAGACATTTAACTCCCGAAACCTTACCCCTGCAGATTAAGATGAACACAACTCTGACTAATGAATAGATAACTATGAAAGCCACAAACACGATCAAAAGACAAAGTGATGTTGTGTTGTGAGAGGAATAAACACTGCTGAACCATATATAGCAGGAAATAAAACAAGAAGGCTGCCAATAAAACACAAATTTGTGTAATGTGAAAGTAATTAGTAAATGAGATGAGGCAGAAACTGAcacgagagaaaaaaacatattcaaTTGCGTATAGACTCACCAAGAGTAGTAGTTGCTCTAAATATTTTCCTAATCAAGGCGTCTGAATCTCTACTTGTTTTGCCAGTTGAAAAATACAGATCTTTACGTCACTTTACATCCTAAATAACAAGCATACACTATGCAATGCTCCAGACTGTGTTCTAAATAATGCAGTGCAATAGTACTACAGAACTCGAAGCAAAAGGTCTTGAATAATTGCCTATGGACTGCTTCTCGAGCCACCAGGTCACCAATAAATAGTAAAAGCTGCAATTGTACAACAAACGAAAGTGACAGTCACATACTCG
Coding sequences:
- the LOC121253019 gene encoding uncharacterized protein LOC121253019, which codes for MAGVKRRMHCDSDICALHKELDEVLCPICMDHPHNAVLLLCSSHDKGCRSYICDTSYRHSNCLDRYKKLRANSRNSPTLPSSLPVNSHNPSNSSDMNMSTDLNEASENHNVNLRNTVISAGAPRGDEREPSRFVEIQEGILETVDSESFQEGDEIEDLGLENSSELKLSLKCPLCRGTILGWEVVEEARKYLNLKKRSCSRESCSFFGNYQELRRHARRVHPTTRPSDIDPSREQAWRHLEHQREYGDIVSAIRSAVPGAVVVGDYIIENGDRLAGERQSGAGDTNGPWWTTLFLFQMIGSMDSVGEPRARSRAWTRHRRTAGSTSERRFLWGENLLGLHGNDDNDEDVLQILGEDASPVPRRRRRLARSRSNEDRP